GTGCCGACGTAAAGTTCTTGGCCTGCTTGAAGGTAATATGCGGGGGCAGGGGTGGAATGTTCGGATCAGTGTGGGCATCGATGATCACCGGTCGATCGGCGGCCAGCGCCTCATCCCAGGCCGGCCCGGCGGCGCTCGGCCGGTCGACCACTATGCCACGAAGGCCGAGCATCTGGGCGTAGGCGGCATAGGGAAAATCGGGCACGCTCTGCGAGGCCTCGTATTTCGGATTCCCGGCCAGCACGCGCATCTCCCACGTGACCTGGTTCAAGTCACGGTTGTTCAAGACCAGGATGATGAGGTGCGGGTCGGACCACTCCCGCCAATGCCGGGCAATGGTTATGATGTCGTTCATGCCGTTCATCTGCATGGCCCCGTCACCGGTCATGGCGATGACCGGTCGATCCGGATAGGCGATCTTCGCGGCGAGCGCGTAGGGGACGGCCGGCCCCATGGTGGCGAGCGTCCCCGAGAGCGAGGCCTTCATCCCCCGTTTGATCTTGATGTCGCGCGCATACCAATTGGCCGCCGAGCCGGAATCGCACGCCAAAATGGCGTTCGCCGAAAGCCGTTGCGACAATTCCCAAAACAGGCGTTGCGGGTTCACGGGATTGCCGTCGTTCAGGGCGCGCGCCTCCAGGACCTTCCACCATTCCGCGACATTTTTTTCGATCCTGTTACGCCATGATCGGTCGGTTTTGGGGCGCAAGAGCGGCAGAAGCGCCCTCAGCGTAGAGGCCGAATCGCCGATGAGATTCAGTTCCATGGGATAACGGATTCCGAGCATGCGGCCATCGATATCGATCTGAATACCGCGGGCCCGACCCTCGCGGGGAAGGAATTCACTGTACGGGAAGCTGGACCCGACCATAAGGAGCGTATCGCACTCCTCCATCATATCGAAACTGGGTTTGGTGCCAAGCAGACCCATGGAACCGGTCACGAACGGGAGATCATCCGGGACCGCGGCCTTGCCGAGCAGGGCCTTCGCCACACCCGCCCCCAACCTTTCGGCAACCGCTATCACCTCGTCGGTCGCCGAAAGGCACCCGGCACCGA
The DNA window shown above is from Acidiferrobacter sp. SPIII_3 and carries:
- a CDS encoding thiamine pyrophosphate-requiring protein, with product MADTVADFMLERLREWGIRRFYGYPGDGINGLLGAMGRASADVDFVQVRHEELAAFMACAHAKYTGEVGCCVATSGPGAIHLLNGLYDAKLDHQPVVAIVGQAASTVMGGHYQQEVDLHTLFRDVAGEYVHTLMNPVQTRHIVDRAVRIALAERTVTCIILPNDVQEMRAVKKPPHAHNTIHSSVGYMRPYVIPEERDLHRAAEILNHGQRVAMLVGAGCLSATDEVIAVAERLGAGVAKALLGKAAVPDDLPFVTGSMGLLGTKPSFDMMEECDTLLMVGSSFPYSEFLPREGRARGIQIDIDGRMLGIRYPMELNLIGDSASTLRALLPLLRPKTDRSWRNRIEKNVAEWWKVLEARALNDGNPVNPQRLFWELSQRLSANAILACDSGSAANWYARDIKIKRGMKASLSGTLATMGPAVPYALAAKIAYPDRPVIAMTGDGAMQMNGMNDIITIARHWREWSDPHLIILVLNNRDLNQVTWEMRVLAGNPKYEASQSVPDFPYAAYAQMLGLRGIVVDRPSAAGPAWDEALAADRPVIIDAHTDPNIPPLPPHITFKQAKNFTSALVKGDVDALGIVRASLAEEWEELVPHGH